A single region of the Vicia villosa cultivar HV-30 ecotype Madison, WI linkage group LG4, Vvil1.0, whole genome shotgun sequence genome encodes:
- the LOC131597401 gene encoding uncharacterized protein LOC131597401, producing MLKDFIEFANGCQECQMHGGIQHVPASELHTIVKPWSFRGWDLDVIGEIKPASSKQQRYILVGINYFTKWIEVVALKNVDQEMVIDFIQDHVICRFGIPETITTDQGTMFTGKKMQEFAQEVGIRLLTSTPYYAQANGQVEAANKIIISLIKKDVGKKPKTWHQSLSQALWACRTSPKEATSTTPFRLTYGHDVVLPVEIYVQSVRIQKQHEIPSEDYWSMMTDELVDLDEERMLALDSLRRRKEKVARAYNKKVRNKVFAINDLVWKVIFPMDRNDRFLGKWSLNWEGPFKVIQVFTNNAYELEELAPNRRIIRVNGKYLKEYKPTLQELTISTT from the coding sequence ATGTTAAAAGACTTCATAGAGTTTGCGAATGGATGCCAAGAGTGTCAAATGCATGGGGGCATCCAACACGTTCCTGCAAGTGAATTGCATACCATTGTGAAGCCTTGGTCATTCAGAGGATGGGATTTAGACGTAATTGGGGAAATAAAACCAGCTTCGTCAAAGCAGCAGAGATACATTTTGGTCGGCATCAACTATTTCACAAAGTGGATCGAAGTTGTGGCCTTAAAAAATGTCGATCAAGAAATGGTGATAGATTTCATACAAGATCACGTTATATGTCGATTCGGAATACCAGAGACTATCACAACCGACCAAGGAACAATGTTCACTGGAAAGAAAATGCAGGAGTTCGCTCAAGAAGTTGGCATAAGGTTATTAACATCGACACCATACTACGCCCAGGCGAATGGTCAAgtcgaagccgctaacaagatAATAATCAGCCTAATCAAAAAAGATGTAGGAAAGAAACCAAAAACTTGGCATCAGTCCCTAAGTCAAGCTCTGTGGGCATGTCGAACATCCCCAAAAGAAGCAACTAGCACTACACCATTTCGGCTGACATATGGGCATGATGTCGTGCTACCAGTTGAAATATACGTTCAATCAGTTAGGATACAAAAACAACATGAGATACCATCCGAAGACTATTGGAGTATGATGACAGATGAGCTCGTCGATTTAGATGAAGAAAGAATGTTGGCTCTAGATTCGTTGAGAAGACGAAAAGAAAAAGTAGCCAGAGCTTACAACAAAAAAGTAAGAAATAAGGTGTTCGCTATTAACGATTTGGTTTGGAAAGTAATATTTCCTATGGACAGAAACGACAGGTTTCTAGGGAAATGGTCACTAAattgggaaggaccgtttaagGTAATCCAAGTCTTTACCAACAACGCTTATGAGTTAGAGGAGTTAGCCCCAAATCGACGAATCATCAGGGTAAATGGcaaatacttgaaggaatacAAACCTACTCTCCAGGAGCTCACCATTTCGACAACGTAG